The Halotia branconii CENA392 region GCACTGATCTGTCTGGATGGGGAGCAGATATCTTAGGTAATTTACTTAGTAACCCTCAAATTTTCTCTGTTACCAATAAAAAAGAAGGATTTCACCTCGCTACCTTGGGGGCTAAAGGTATTGCAGAAATCTGTGCGATTGTAGATGCCAAAGTTTGTTTACCTTATGCTCATAGCTGGGCAGAACTAGGACAATACACTAAAAGCGACGAACAGCTAATCGAAGATGCGATCGCCGAACTTGCAAAAGTAGGCTGTTCAACTCAAGTGATTCCTTGGAAAATTGGCGATGGATATATTGCTGATAGTAGTCCGGGATTAAACAACAGAATTTTGTATTAGTAAAATTTTATGGTTCAACCTCTATCTCAATCAAACCAACCGACAACCTTTAAAGAGTCGTTGATAGAACTAATGCAAGCGAAACAAAACGTTTCTACTGCTTGTTATGCTAAAAAATGCAATATTTTTCCATTGACATATCTAGACGAACTCAAGTCTGCTATTATGTCATCTCCATATTTAGCAGATAGTCAGTTGAGCGATCGCTTCAATAAAACTAGAGGCTTTTCTGTAGTCTTTAAGCGTTCTAGTATTCTGGAAGTTGTCAGACTATTTCCTTATTTTCAACTCTATTTAGAAACGGCATTAAAGTCAGCTTGTAATGCCTTTTATCTCAACTTTCTAATTATAGAAAGTGGCGGTTGTGTAGAAACCCATGTTGATTGTAGTCTTTCTGATTATGGGAAAGTGTGGACAATTCCCAATTTAGTCAGCGTTCTTTACATTCAAGTTCCAGAAGATTTACAAGGCGGAGAACTAATTTTAGAAAAAGGCGATCGCCGAGTTGCCCAAATCACTCCTCAAGTTAACACTCTGCTTTATTTTATTGGCAACTTATTTCATTCAGTCAATTCTGTGCAAAGTTCGCAACCACGGATCAGTTTAATTTGCGAACAATACACTTTAGCTCCAGAAAGGTTGCAATTAATTCCTGAATTTGAAATTCTATCAGGCGCAACGATGAAAAGTTCGTAGAATAATTTTCCATATTCGTTTTTTATTTATCTTATTTTCAAAATATGATTTGTACTCAAGAGCATTCACTCACAGAATATTTAACCTTAGTAAAGCCCTATGTATCTTCCCAACTGATTGATACAGAAAGTTGGGATAATATTGAGGCGATCGCTAATTTATTACCCAGTCAACTTACTAACTTTTTTGGTTTTGAATGTCGGTTGGGAACCGAAACCGCAAAAGCTGACTTTTTACTTTGTATCGGTGCAGCAGAAGTAGGTCAGAAAATATTGACGAGTCAAACCGCTTTCTCAGATGACTTGTTAAAAGAACCTGTGTGGAGACAAATTCGCAACTTTGCAAACTGTTGGCAGAGTCAGACTTCGCCCCTCTACTCTAATGTCGATAACATCTGGTTAGAGTTTGATGTTGATGGTCACTTAGATAGGTCTCCAATACCAAGCTGCTTTTTTGGTTCCCAGACCATTCATGCTTTATCATCTAATGTTTCTTATCCTCATAAATGGGTGACTCAAACAGCAATTCAATTATTGCGCGGTCATTCCCTGTTACCAATTGTTGAGAAACAACTTTTTAGATGCCTGGAAGCATTACCAACTCACGTCTATGTCTTTCAGGTTGGTTTAATGTTGGCTCGTCAGTCAGATATGGTAAGAATTTGCTTGCGTAGTATATCGCCAGCACAAATTATAGATTACCTCAGTTATATAGGTTGGTCAGGATCGATTGATGGTCTCAAAACTCTGTTGCAGGAACTCTCGATTTACGTAGAACGAATTGACCTGGATTTGGAT contains the following coding sequences:
- a CDS encoding 2OG-Fe(II) oxygenase, whose translation is MVQPLSQSNQPTTFKESLIELMQAKQNVSTACYAKKCNIFPLTYLDELKSAIMSSPYLADSQLSDRFNKTRGFSVVFKRSSILEVVRLFPYFQLYLETALKSACNAFYLNFLIIESGGCVETHVDCSLSDYGKVWTIPNLVSVLYIQVPEDLQGGELILEKGDRRVAQITPQVNTLLYFIGNLFHSVNSVQSSQPRISLICEQYTLAPERLQLIPEFEILSGATMKSS